A region of Cheilinus undulatus linkage group 10, ASM1832078v1, whole genome shotgun sequence DNA encodes the following proteins:
- the trpt1 gene encoding tRNA 2'-phosphotransferase 1 isoform X2: MSYALRHGANQMGLHMGSDGFLFVEDLLSHPQFHSYSLEDVERVVATNDKQRFKLRPHPEDGRLQIQACQGHSIQVKDLELKPVLAGSPDCPSEAIHGSYLRNWSSIQQQGLSRMKRTHIHLAPGLPGEDGVVSGMRKDCDLAVYIDVPKALADGIEFFWSENGVLLTAGDSEGKLLPKYFSRALRLKPTRSILPLQ, from the exons ATGTCTTACGCTCTACGCCATGGAGCCAACCAGATGGGTCTTCACATGGGTTCAG ATGGCTTCCTGTTTGTGGAGGACCTCCTATCCCACCCACAGTTCCACTCATACTCACTGGAAGATGTGGAAAGAGTTGTGGCCACAAACGACAAGCAGCGTTTTAAGCTTCGCCCCCATCCAGAGGATGGACGGCTGCAGATTCAAGCTTGTCAGGGACATTCGATACAG GTAAAAGATTTAGAACTGAAACCGGTCCTGGCTGGTTCTCCAGACTGTCCCTCTGAAGCTATCCATGGCTCCTACCTCCGTAACTGGAGCTCCATTCAGCAGCAGGGCCTGAGCCGCATGAAGAGGACACACATCCACCTGGCACCTGGCCTGCCAGGGGAGGATGGAGTTGTCAGTG GCATGCGGAAGGACTGTGATCTGGCTGTTTACATTGATGTCCCTAAAGCTCTTGCTG ATGGTATTGAGTTCTTCTGGTCTGAAAATGGTGTGTTGCTGACTGCAGGCGACTCAGAGGGAAAACTTCTCCCTAAATACTTCAGCAGAGCCTTAAGACTAAAACCTACAA GAAGCATCCTGCCACTGCAATAA
- the fermt3b gene encoding fermitin family homolog 3b, whose product MASWDLSITVEDLGPDAPPVTISVASDLHVGGVILKLVEKTQIKKDWSDHALWWEQKQCWLLRTAWSLEKYGIHADARLLFMPQHKPLKLGLPNGKTLSLRACFSNPVFQTVMGICRLLNIRHPEELSLLQPVEEKKKKKGKDSTEEIYDLTEVPLSSVSRPSLYNGMPAHFADSPEMEGIYKILSITQPPPAPEVIAKQYRPASVVDKAHIHGRWLDSSRCLKQQGIQENDKLWLRFKYYAPYDLEPKYDTVRLCQLYEQARWAILLEDIDCTEEEMMLFGALQYHISKVSQSEPQMMSSSAAMDDLESALQSLEVKMEGESSSASEMLDTMTAPELNDYLKIFRPKRLTLKGYKQYWFKFQDTSICYFKSKEESIGEPIQQINLKGCEVAPDVNVAAQKFLIRLLIPAPEGMNEVYLRCENEQQYAQWMAACRLGSKGKTLADSSYQSEIQSIRSFLAMQKTSSGSHGNTPASDESINTHSLVSPRYHKKYKAKQLTPRILDAYQNVAQLSLTDALMRFLQIWQALPDFGLSYFIVRFKGSRKDEVLGIAPNRLIRIDLGVGDVVKTWRYNNMKQWNVNWDIRQMAIEFEGNVNIAFSCVTADCKIVHEFIGGYIFMSTRSREKSDTLNEELFHKLTGGHEAL is encoded by the exons aTGGCATCTTGGGACCTGTCAATCACGGTGGAAGACCTGGGCCCTGATGCCCCACCTGTCACCATCAGCGTTGCCTCAGACCTCCATGTCGGAGGGGTCATCCTCAAGCTGGTGGAGAAGACAC AGATCAAGAAGGACTGGTCAGACCATGCTCTGTGGTGGGAGCAGAAGCAGTGCTGGCTGCTGAGGACAGCCTGGTCTCTGGAGAAATATGGAATCCATGCCGACGCCCGGCTGCTTTTCATGCCCCAGCACAAGCCCCTGAAGCTTGGTCTGCCAAATGGAAAAACCCTGAGCCTGCGAGCCTGCTTCTCCAACCCCGTCTTCCAGACCGTGATGGGCATCTGCAGACTGCTCA ATATCCGTCACCCTGAGGAACTGTCACTCCTTCAGCCTgtagaggagaagaagaagaagaaaggcaAGGATTCGACTGAGGAGATCTACGACCTGACCGAGGTGCCCCTCTCCTCGG TATCCCGGCCCAGCCTGTACAACGGCATGCCAGCTCATTTTGCTGACTCACCAGAAATGGAGGGCATCTACAAAATACTGTCAATCACCCAGCCTCCCCCTGCCCCCGAGGTCATCGCCAAGCAGTACCGGCCAGCCAGCGTTGTGGACAAGGCCCACATCCATGGCAG GTGGTTGGATTCCTCCCGGTGTCTTAAGCAACAGGGCATCCAAGAAAACGACAAACTCTGGCTTCGTTTCAAATATTATGCCCCCTATGACCTGGAACCTAAG TACGACACTGTACGTCTGTGCCAGCTCTATGAGCAGGCGCGCTGGGCTATCCTGCTGGAGGACATTGACTgcacagaggaggagatgatGCTGTTTGGAGCTCTACAG TACCACATCAGTAAGGTGTCTCAGTCGGAGCCCCAGATGATGAGCTCCAGTGCAGCCATGGATGACCTGGAGTCGGCCCTGCAGTCCCTGGAGGTcaagatggagggagagagcaGCTCTGCATCTGAAATGCTG GACACCATGACTGCACCGGAGCTCAACGACTATCTGAAGATATTCAG ACCAAAGAGGCTGACCCTGAAAGGATATAAACAGTACTGGTTTAAGTTCCAGGATACTTCCATTTGTTATTTCAAGAGCAAAGAGGAGAGCATCGGAGAGCCCATTCAACAGATTAACCTCAAAG GCTGTGAGGTGGCTCCAGATGTCAACGTGGCAGCACAGAAGTTCCTTATTAGACTCCTGATTCCAGCACCAGAGGGGATGAATGAGGTCTATCTACGCTGTGAAAAT GAGCAGCAGTACGCTCAGTGGATGGCAGCGTGTCGGCTGGGCTCTAAAGGCAAGACTCTGGCCGACAGCAGCTACCAGAGCGAAATCCAGAGCATCCGCTCCTTCCTGGCTATGCAAAAGACCAGCTCTGGTTCCCATGGCAACACACCTGCCAGTGATGAAAGCATTAATACTCACAGTCTGGTGTCCCCACGCTATCACAAGAAGTACAAGGCCAAACAG CTGACCCCTCGTATCCTGGACGCGTACCAGAACGTGGCACAGCTCTCCCTGACAGACGCACTGATGCGTTTCCTGCAGATCTGGCAAGCGCTGCCCGACTTTGGCCTCTCATACTTCATCGTGAG GTTTAAGGGCAGTCGGAAGGACGAAGTTTTGGGCATCGCTCCAAACCGTCTGATCCGAATTGACCTGGGCGTGGGCGATGTGGTGAAGACTTGGCGCTACAACAACATGAAGCAATGGAATGTCAACTGGGACATAAGACAG ATGGCCATAGAGTTCGAAGGAAACGTCAACATCGCTTTCAGCTGTGTGACGGCAGACTGCAAAATCGTCCACGAGTTCATCGGAGGTTACATTTTCATGTCCACACGCAGTCGAGAGAAGAGTGACACACTCAATGAGGAGCTTTTCCACAAGCTGACCGGGGGCCATGAAGCCCTCTAA
- the trpt1 gene encoding tRNA 2'-phosphotransferase 1 isoform X1 — MDSGRRGRGRGGRGRRVNRGGEDRDVRLSKSMSYALRHGANQMGLHMGSDGFLFVEDLLSHPQFHSYSLEDVERVVATNDKQRFKLRPHPEDGRLQIQACQGHSIQVKDLELKPVLAGSPDCPSEAIHGSYLRNWSSIQQQGLSRMKRTHIHLAPGLPGEDGVVSGMRKDCDLAVYIDVPKALADGIEFFWSENGVLLTAGDSEGKLLPKYFSRALRLKPTRSILPLQ, encoded by the exons ATGGATAGTggcaggagagggagaggaagaggaggaagaggaaggcgAGTAAATCGTGGAGGGGAG GACAGAGATGTCCGCCTGTCTAAATCCATGTCTTACGCTCTACGCCATGGAGCCAACCAGATGGGTCTTCACATGGGTTCAG ATGGCTTCCTGTTTGTGGAGGACCTCCTATCCCACCCACAGTTCCACTCATACTCACTGGAAGATGTGGAAAGAGTTGTGGCCACAAACGACAAGCAGCGTTTTAAGCTTCGCCCCCATCCAGAGGATGGACGGCTGCAGATTCAAGCTTGTCAGGGACATTCGATACAG GTAAAAGATTTAGAACTGAAACCGGTCCTGGCTGGTTCTCCAGACTGTCCCTCTGAAGCTATCCATGGCTCCTACCTCCGTAACTGGAGCTCCATTCAGCAGCAGGGCCTGAGCCGCATGAAGAGGACACACATCCACCTGGCACCTGGCCTGCCAGGGGAGGATGGAGTTGTCAGTG GCATGCGGAAGGACTGTGATCTGGCTGTTTACATTGATGTCCCTAAAGCTCTTGCTG ATGGTATTGAGTTCTTCTGGTCTGAAAATGGTGTGTTGCTGACTGCAGGCGACTCAGAGGGAAAACTTCTCCCTAAATACTTCAGCAGAGCCTTAAGACTAAAACCTACAA GAAGCATCCTGCCACTGCAATAA